In Bacillus pumilus, the sequence AGAGCCGGTAATGACATAGTCAGCATCTTGAATCAGTTTGGCTGTTTCTTTGGAGAAGGTTTTATCTGCAAAAGCGTATGATTGGGTACGTACAGGCTTGATTTTTTTTTGTGTGATCAGAGCTTCTATGGTGACAGACATTGCTTTTGTTTGATCTTCATAGGGTGCCATGAGCACGATTTGGTCATTCTTTTTAGGTTGAAAAGGTAAGGTCTTGTCGTTGTTTTTAAGTAGAGTGATTCCTTCACGGGCTATTTTTTGTTCAGCTTTCCGGTGCGACTTTTTACCAACGAGTTGAGTGGCTTTTTTGATTTTTTTCTCAAGACTTACTGGCTTTTTAGTGGAAATGATGCCGCGCTTGATCTTCAATTGAAGGATTTTTTCGACAGATTGGTTGATCTGAGACATCGGAATTTCGTTTGATAGAACGGCTCGTTTTAAAGCATTAAACACATTTTCTAGGTTTTTCTCGGTTTTTAGAGATGTGACAGGCGCTGGCATGAGGGCAATGTCGACTCCTGCTCTAATGGCCATGACCACGGCTTCTTCCTGTCCGAAGTTATCTGCAATCGCCTTCATATTTAGAGCATCAGTCACAACAACTCCTTGAAAGCCCATCTCTTCTTTTAATAAGTGTGTGATCACTTTTTTAGATAAGGTAGCTGGAACCATGATGTCCTCGCCATCTTTTTTACTTTGATAGGTCGTGTCATCAATGGCAGGAAATTGAACATGAGCGGTCATAACCATATCCGCACCTGCGTTGATTGCTTGTTGAAATGGATACAGCTCAACCTTTTTTAAACGATCTAGGTCATGTTCTACGAGCGGCAAGCCGTAGTGACTATCGACGGCTGTATCACCATGTCCCGGGAAATGCTTTAGTGTGGAAATGGTCTTTTCCTTTTGAAGTCCTTTCATGGTTTGAAGGCCAAGTCTAGTGACAAGTGCAGGGTCAGAGCTAAAGGAACGGACACCAATGACGGGGTTGTTTGGGTTATTATTCACATCAAGAACAGGAGAGAAGTTTGTATTGATACCTAAGGCGTTTAATTCCTTTCCGATGATTTTTCCTGTGTCGTATGCATTTTTCCTGCTTCTAGAGGCACCAATCGACATATTTCCTGGGAAATGTGTTCCCTTTTGTAGTCTTGTGACGATTCCGCCTTCTTGATCAATTGAAATGAGTAAAGGAATATTTGGCGATGCTTTTTGAAATTCATGAGTGAGTTTGACGGTTTGTTTCGTATCAACGACATTCTCTGCAAATAAGATGACACCGCCTAGATGATATTTCTCTACAAGATGGGATACTTCTTGATTCATCTTTGTTAAGCCTTTAGGCGCGGATTCACCTTTTGCTTGCCAATTGCGAAAGTCTGGCATGAGCATTTGGCCAATCTTTTCATCCAGTGACATGTCTTCCACCATTTGTTTTGCGGTTGGAAGAGAGGCAGAGCTAATCTTTTCCGTTGGAATGGAAGAGGTTAGCAGGGCAAAAACCAGAGTAGCGGGGAAGAGAGATTTTAACATCGAATTCCTCCTTTTACTTAAAAGATTCGTAGATTGCGGTCATGATGCTTCCATAAGTACCAGTTGGGAAAAGATCACCTTCGAATTGATTAGGGTTGGTTTCAGGTGAAACGACAGGTGAATGTTTCTTATTTGTCAGCAAAGCGATACCTAGATTGTGTTTTGGATCAATCAACGTCATCGTTCCGGTCCAGCCTGTATGTCCATAGGCTTCGTTACTTGCATATTTTCCAAACATCCATTCCATGTCAGTATTGCCGTTTTTCCGCCAGCCTAGCCCGTAAGTTGGGTTCGTGTCTGAGGATGTTGTAAAGAGATCGATAGAAGCTTGGTCAAAGATGGTTGTTTTCCCATAGCCTCCTTTGTTGAGCATCAGCTGGAGCAGCACCGCCATATCTGAGGTGTTAGAGAAAAGTCCAGCATGGCCGGAGACACCAGCCATTGAGTAATATGCTTTCTCATCGTGTACTTCTCCTAGCAGGGTGTATCGTCGAATGTTTTCAAAATCGATCACACCATCTCGCGTATTGCCTAAACGTTCAGTTGCTGCAAAATGCTTGGGCTTGAATCCTTTTTGCAGCGGATTGAACATTGTATGCTTGAGACCTAGCGGCCGATAGATCGTAGACTCTACATATTGATCAAGAGGGATTCCTGTTTTTTTCTCGATGATCATGCCTAAAAGCATGTAATCAATATCACTATAAATATGCTGGGTACCTGGCT encodes:
- a CDS encoding glycoside hydrolase family 3 protein yields the protein MLKSLFPATLVFALLTSSIPTEKISSASLPTAKQMVEDMSLDEKIGQMLMPDFRNWQAKGESAPKGLTKMNQEVSHLVEKYHLGGVILFAENVVDTKQTVKLTHEFQKASPNIPLLISIDQEGGIVTRLQKGTHFPGNMSIGASRSRKNAYDTGKIIGKELNALGINTNFSPVLDVNNNPNNPVIGVRSFSSDPALVTRLGLQTMKGLQKEKTISTLKHFPGHGDTAVDSHYGLPLVEHDLDRLKKVELYPFQQAINAGADMVMTAHVQFPAIDDTTYQSKKDGEDIMVPATLSKKVITHLLKEEMGFQGVVVTDALNMKAIADNFGQEEAVVMAIRAGVDIALMPAPVTSLKTEKNLENVFNALKRAVLSNEIPMSQINQSVEKILQLKIKRGIISTKKPVSLEKKIKKATQLVGKKSHRKAEQKIAREGITLLKNNDKTLPFQPKKNDQIVLMAPYEDQTKAMSVTIEALITQKKIKPVRTQSYAFADKTFSKETAKLIQDADYVITGSYVVQNDPAVNDGVIDDNVQDPKKWATAFPRAVMKEAKSQNKKMVIMSLRNPYDAANFEEADALLAVYGFKGYANGQFNQPNIPAGLEVIFGAASPKGKLPVAIPSVTHPNQTLYPFGYGLNLKGKQIK
- the pbp4b gene encoding penicillin binding protein PBP4B, with translation MKKCFLLMTCLFMLLGLPVQTFATSSHPVSSLSKTAPEEYPVLKKAKRPEQVGFSSRQLRKVDQMIQNDIKAGFPGAALIIIKDGKIVHQKAYGYRQKYEGSNELKSYKKMKKNTLFDLASNTKMYATNYALQKLVYEQKLDVNEKIQSILPDFQDEPDAKVTGKDQLRVKDLLTHSAGLPSSVLFYSKEAAGSFFSQDRQTTMKWLPKVPLQYEPGTQHIYSDIDYMLLGMIIEKKTGIPLDQYVESTIYRPLGLKHTMFNPLQKGFKPKHFAATERLGNTRDGVIDFENIRRYTLLGEVHDEKAYYSMAGVSGHAGLFSNTSDMAVLLQLMLNKGGYGKTTIFDQASIDLFTTSSDTNPTYGLGWRKNGNTDMEWMFGKYASNEAYGHTGWTGTMTLIDPKHNLGIALLTNKKHSPVVSPETNPNQFEGDLFPTGTYGSIMTAIYESFK